In Bradyrhizobium sp. 1(2017), one DNA window encodes the following:
- the hflC gene encoding protease modulator HflC has protein sequence MRSPVTGFVTLLGLLLVLIVGYMSLFTVQQTEQTIVLRFGEPVDVITDPGLHFKAPWNSVINIDKRILDLENPSQEAIASDQKRLVVDAFARYRIKNALRFYQSVGSIQAANLQLTTLLNAALRRVLGEVTFINVVRDDREKLMLRIRDQLDREADGYGIEVVDVRIRRADLPEQNSQAVYLRMKTEREREAAEFRAQGGQKAQEIKSRADREATVIVAEANSQAEQTRGAGDAERNRLFAEAYSKDTDFFAFFRSMTAYENGLRSSDTRFLLRPESDFFRYFGNPSGKTAAETTAKP, from the coding sequence ATGAGATCCCCGGTTACAGGTTTCGTCACACTGCTCGGACTGCTCCTGGTCCTGATCGTGGGCTACATGTCGCTGTTCACGGTGCAGCAGACCGAGCAGACCATCGTGCTTCGCTTCGGTGAGCCGGTCGACGTCATCACCGATCCCGGCCTGCACTTCAAGGCGCCGTGGAACTCGGTGATCAACATCGACAAGCGCATCCTCGATCTGGAGAACCCGTCGCAGGAAGCGATCGCTTCCGACCAGAAGCGGCTGGTGGTCGACGCCTTCGCGCGCTATCGCATCAAGAACGCGTTGCGCTTCTACCAGAGCGTCGGCTCGATCCAGGCGGCCAACCTCCAGCTCACCACGCTCCTCAACGCGGCGCTGCGCCGCGTGCTCGGTGAGGTCACGTTCATCAACGTGGTGCGCGACGACCGCGAGAAGCTGATGCTGCGCATCCGCGATCAGCTCGATCGCGAAGCCGACGGTTATGGCATCGAGGTGGTCGACGTCCGGATCCGCCGCGCCGATCTGCCTGAGCAGAACAGCCAGGCGGTCTACCTGCGCATGAAGACCGAGCGCGAGCGGGAAGCTGCCGAGTTCCGCGCGCAGGGCGGCCAGAAGGCCCAGGAGATCAAGTCCAGGGCGGATCGCGAGGCGACCGTGATCGTCGCGGAAGCCAATTCGCAGGCCGAGCAGACCCGGGGCGCGGGCGATGCCGAGCGCAACCGCCTGTTCGCCGAGGCCTACAGCAAGGATACCGACTTCTTCGCCTTCTTCCGCTCGATGACGGCTTATGAGAACGGGTTGCGCTCCAGCGACACCCGCTTCCTCTTGCGGCCGGAGTCGGACTTCTTCCGGTATTTCGGTAACCCGTCCGGCAAGACGGCGGCCGAGACGACGGCGAAACCGTAA
- the hflK gene encoding FtsH protease activity modulator HflK: MPWKNQGGGPWGSGPKGPWGSGPQPVGPRPPDLEDLLRRGQDRLQQIMPGGYFSGIGITLIILLIIAFWLLSGFFRVQSEERGVVLRFGKHVRTVDPGLNYHLPYPIETVLLPKALRVNTTSIGMTLIDDPARRGRSIRDVPEESLMLTGDENIVDVDFTVLWRIKPDAGGVGAFLFNIQNPEGTVKAVAESAMREVIGRSQIQPILTGARNTIEQGVQELIQRTLDSYGAGILITQVQMQKVDPPAQVIDAFRDVQAARANQEQLQNEAQTYANQVVPQARGRAAKILQDAEGYREQAIAEAKGQSARFLKIYEEYKKAPDVTRERIYLETMERVLGGADKLVYDGGPSGQGVVPYLPLPELAPKRQPTAGPQSSGGSR; this comes from the coding sequence ATGCCGTGGAAGAATCAGGGCGGTGGCCCGTGGGGCTCGGGTCCAAAAGGACCATGGGGCTCAGGCCCGCAACCGGTCGGGCCGAGGCCGCCGGATCTGGAAGACCTTCTGCGGCGCGGCCAGGACCGCCTGCAGCAGATCATGCCGGGCGGCTATTTCTCCGGCATCGGCATCACGCTGATCATCCTGCTCATCATCGCGTTCTGGCTGCTGTCGGGCTTCTTCCGCGTGCAGTCCGAAGAGCGCGGCGTCGTGCTGCGCTTCGGCAAGCATGTCCGCACCGTCGATCCCGGCCTCAATTATCACCTGCCCTATCCGATCGAGACCGTGCTGTTGCCGAAGGCATTGCGCGTCAACACCACCTCCATCGGCATGACGCTGATCGACGATCCGGCGCGGCGCGGCCGTTCCATTCGCGACGTGCCGGAAGAGAGCCTGATGCTCACCGGTGACGAGAACATCGTCGACGTCGATTTCACCGTGCTCTGGCGCATCAAGCCGGACGCCGGCGGTGTCGGCGCCTTCCTCTTCAACATCCAGAACCCCGAAGGCACCGTGAAGGCGGTCGCGGAAAGCGCGATGCGCGAAGTGATCGGGCGCTCGCAGATCCAGCCGATCCTGACCGGCGCCCGCAACACGATCGAGCAGGGCGTGCAGGAGCTGATCCAGAGGACGCTGGACAGCTATGGCGCGGGCATTCTCATCACCCAGGTGCAGATGCAGAAGGTCGATCCGCCGGCGCAGGTGATCGACGCCTTCCGCGACGTGCAGGCGGCTCGCGCCAATCAGGAGCAGCTGCAGAACGAAGCGCAGACCTACGCCAACCAGGTCGTGCCGCAGGCGCGCGGACGCGCGGCCAAGATCCTGCAGGACGCCGAAGGCTACAGGGAGCAGGCGATCGCCGAAGCCAAGGGCCAGAGCGCGCGCTTCCTGAAGATTTACGAGGAATACAAGAAGGCACCCGACGTGACGCGTGAACGGATCTATCTGGAGACGATGGAGCGCGTGCTCGGCGGCGCCGACAAGCTCGTCTATGACGGTGGCCCCTCGGGCCAGGGCGTTGTGCCCTATCTGCCGCTTCCCGAACTGGCCCCCAAGCGACAGCCTACGGCCGGTCCGCAGTCGAGCGGAGGCAGCCGATGA
- a CDS encoding dihydrofolate reductase, whose amino-acid sequence MEIVFVVAIAENGIIGAGNAIPWRLKSDMARFKALTIGKPVIMGRKTFESLPRRPLPGRTNIVITRDVDYRAAGAIVTTSAADADAVARGDALRRSVTEVAVIGGAEIFRQWLDRADRLEITEVHARPDGDTHFNVDTAEWDEVARIRHPAGPDDSADFSYVTYRRRAGH is encoded by the coding sequence ATGGAGATCGTCTTCGTCGTCGCGATCGCCGAGAACGGCATCATCGGCGCGGGCAACGCGATCCCTTGGCGCCTGAAATCCGACATGGCGCGCTTCAAGGCGCTCACGATCGGCAAGCCCGTGATCATGGGCCGCAAGACCTTCGAATCCCTGCCTCGCCGTCCGCTGCCGGGCCGCACCAATATCGTCATCACGCGCGATGTGGATTATCGCGCCGCGGGCGCAATCGTCACGACATCGGCGGCGGATGCGGACGCGGTCGCGCGCGGCGATGCCCTGCGGCGTTCCGTCACTGAGGTCGCGGTGATCGGCGGCGCCGAGATCTTTCGGCAATGGCTCGATCGCGCCGATCGCCTCGAAATCACCGAAGTGCATGCGCGGCCCGACGGCGACACGCATTTCAACGTCGACACGGCAGAGTGGGATGAGGTGGCACGCATCCGTCATCCTGCCGGCCCCGACGACAGCGCCGACTTCTCCTATGTGACATATCGTCGGCGGGCGGGCCATTAA
- a CDS encoding GNAT family N-acetyltransferase has product MSPNIRRARPGEAGLVLAFIHELAEYEKLSHEVEATEAMIADALFGDRPQLHCAIAEWNGEAVGFAVWFANFSTFSGRHGIYLEDLYVRPSHRGRGLGKALLVYLARECVDNGWSRLQWSVLDWNAPSIAFYKSLGAVMMDDWTLCRVTGPALTRLAGSEV; this is encoded by the coding sequence ATGTCGCCGAACATCCGCCGCGCGCGTCCGGGCGAAGCCGGGCTTGTCCTGGCTTTCATTCACGAACTCGCCGAATACGAGAAGCTCTCGCACGAGGTCGAGGCGACCGAGGCGATGATTGCGGATGCGCTGTTCGGCGACAGGCCGCAGCTGCATTGCGCGATCGCCGAGTGGAACGGCGAGGCGGTCGGCTTTGCGGTGTGGTTTGCGAACTTCTCCACCTTCAGCGGCCGCCACGGCATCTATCTCGAAGACCTCTATGTGCGGCCGTCGCATCGGGGCAGGGGCCTCGGCAAGGCGCTGCTGGTCTATCTCGCCAGGGAATGCGTCGACAACGGCTGGTCACGCCTGCAATGGTCGGTGCTCGATTGGAACGCGCCGTCGATCGCGTTCTACAAATCGCTCGGTGCCGTCATGATGGACGATTGGACGCTGTGCCGCGTCACCGGGCCGGCGCTGACACGGCTTGCCGGGAGCGAGGTCTGA
- a CDS encoding thymidylate synthase, protein MHQYQDLLERILSDGAEKTDRTGTGTLSVFGHQMRFNLSAGFPMLTTKRLPLKAIVHELLWFLKGDTNIKYLRDNGVTIWDEWADANGDLGPVYGHQWRSWPTADGRSIDQVANVIDMIKRTPDSRRLIVTAWNPADVEKMALPPCHLLFQFYVANGKLSCQLYQRSADVFLGVPFNIASYALLTMMVAQVTGLKPGDFVHSLGDTHLYSNHLEQARLQLTRAPRALPVMRINPDVKDIFSFRYEDFELVGYDPHPHIKAEVAV, encoded by the coding sequence ATGCACCAGTATCAGGACCTGCTCGAGCGGATTCTTTCAGACGGCGCCGAGAAGACCGACCGGACCGGCACCGGCACGCTGTCGGTTTTCGGCCATCAGATGCGCTTCAATCTGTCGGCGGGCTTCCCGATGCTGACCACCAAGCGGCTGCCGCTGAAGGCGATCGTGCATGAGCTGCTCTGGTTCCTGAAGGGCGACACCAACATCAAATATCTGCGAGACAACGGCGTCACGATCTGGGACGAGTGGGCGGATGCCAATGGCGATCTCGGCCCGGTCTACGGCCATCAATGGCGCTCCTGGCCCACGGCCGACGGGCGGAGCATCGACCAGGTCGCCAATGTCATCGACATGATCAAGCGCACCCCGGATTCCCGTCGGCTGATCGTCACCGCCTGGAATCCTGCCGATGTCGAGAAGATGGCGCTGCCGCCCTGTCACCTGCTGTTCCAGTTCTATGTCGCGAACGGCAAGCTGTCGTGCCAGCTCTATCAGCGCTCGGCCGACGTCTTTCTCGGCGTGCCCTTCAACATCGCCTCCTATGCGCTGCTCACCATGATGGTGGCGCAAGTCACGGGCTTGAAGCCAGGCGATTTCGTGCATTCGCTCGGCGACACCCATCTCTACTCGAACCATCTGGAGCAGGCCCGGCTCCAGCTCACCCGTGCACCGCGCGCATTGCCGGTGATGCGGATCAATCCTGACGTGAAGGACATCTTCTCCTTCCGTTACGAAGACTTCGAGCTCGTCGGTTACGACCCGCATCCGCATATCAAGGCGGAAGTCGCGGTCTAG
- a CDS encoding tripartite tricarboxylate transporter substrate binding protein BugD: protein MTFIHALTGACAAALASLSAFIAPAEAQTYPTRSITMIVPFAAGGPTDVISRIVTGHMAQTLGQSIIIENVVGAGGTTATTRAARATNDGYTLITGHMGTHAASVPLYPKLAYHPEKDFEPIALLAGTPILILARKDFPPKDLKEFVTYVKANAEKVNAAHAGVGSVSHVSCELLHSILDIKPVGVPFNGTGPAMNALVAGQVDYMCDQIVNAVPQINAGTIKAYAIATAERNPSLPNVPTTAEAGLPAFQAQAWNAIFAPKGTSPAIIASLNAAAIKALDDETVKKRLLELGSVIPSPKDRTPEALGALVKNEIAKWTPVLKPAT from the coding sequence ATGACCTTCATTCACGCGCTCACGGGCGCATGTGCCGCGGCGCTCGCCTCGCTGAGCGCCTTCATCGCGCCGGCCGAGGCGCAGACTTACCCGACCCGCAGCATCACCATGATCGTGCCGTTCGCGGCCGGCGGACCGACTGACGTGATCTCGCGCATCGTCACCGGGCACATGGCGCAGACGCTGGGCCAGAGCATCATCATCGAGAACGTGGTCGGCGCCGGCGGCACCACCGCCACCACACGCGCCGCGCGTGCGACCAATGACGGCTATACGCTCATCACCGGGCATATGGGCACGCATGCCGCCTCCGTGCCGCTCTATCCGAAGCTGGCCTATCATCCCGAGAAGGATTTCGAGCCGATCGCGCTTCTCGCGGGCACGCCGATCCTGATCCTGGCGCGCAAGGACTTCCCGCCGAAGGACCTCAAGGAGTTCGTCACCTATGTGAAGGCGAACGCCGAGAAGGTGAACGCCGCGCATGCCGGCGTCGGCTCGGTCTCGCACGTCTCGTGCGAGCTCCTGCATTCCATCCTCGACATCAAGCCGGTCGGCGTGCCCTTCAACGGCACCGGCCCTGCGATGAACGCGCTGGTGGCGGGCCAGGTCGACTACATGTGCGACCAGATCGTCAACGCCGTGCCGCAGATCAATGCCGGCACCATCAAGGCCTATGCGATCGCGACGGCCGAGCGTAATCCGTCGCTGCCGAACGTGCCGACCACGGCGGAAGCCGGCCTGCCGGCATTCCAGGCCCAGGCCTGGAACGCGATCTTCGCGCCGAAGGGAACTTCGCCCGCGATCATTGCGAGCCTGAACGCGGCCGCCATCAAGGCGCTCGACGACGAGACCGTGAAGAAGCGCCTGCTCGAGCTCGGCAGCGTCATCCCGAGCCCGAAGGACCGTACGCCGGAGGCGCTGGGAGCCCTCGTCAAGAACGAGATCGCGAAGTGGACCCCGGTGCTCAAGCCGGCCACTTAA
- a CDS encoding tripartite tricarboxylate transporter permease, whose translation MDIFANLAHGFAVAFSPINLLMCLIGALVGTLVGVLPGIGTIATVAMLLPITFGLPPVGALIMLAGIYYGAQYGGSTTSILVNIPGEATSVVTAIDGHQMAKQGRAGPALAIAAIGSFFAGCVATVLIALLGAPLTKLALAFGPAEYFSLMVLGLIFAVVLAKGSVLKAIAMIVLGLLLSMVGSDIETGASRMAFNIPELADGLGFATVAMGVFGFAEIIRNLDAGAELNRDLVQQKITGLMPTKKDLVDSTPAILRGTVLGSILGILPGGGATIASFGAYTLEKKLAKNPSRFGRGAIEGVAGPESANNAAAQTSFIPLLTLGIPPNAVMALMVGAMTIHGIVPGPQVMQKQPDLVWGMIASMWIGNLMLIIINLPLVGIWVRLLRVPYRLMFPSIVIFCAIGIYSVNNAPVDVILAGIFGLVGYWLIKHDFEPAPLLLGMVLGPLMEENLRRALLISRGDWSVFLTRPLSAVLLAVAAALLVLTVLPVLRAKRDEVFTESEN comes from the coding sequence ATGGATATCTTTGCCAACCTCGCTCACGGCTTCGCCGTCGCCTTCTCTCCGATCAACCTCTTGATGTGTCTGATCGGCGCCCTGGTCGGGACGCTGGTCGGCGTGCTCCCGGGGATCGGCACCATCGCAACCGTCGCGATGCTGCTGCCGATCACCTTCGGACTGCCGCCGGTCGGCGCGTTGATCATGCTCGCCGGCATCTATTACGGCGCGCAATATGGCGGCTCGACCACGTCGATCCTCGTCAACATACCAGGCGAGGCGACATCGGTCGTCACCGCCATCGACGGTCACCAGATGGCGAAGCAGGGCCGTGCCGGCCCGGCGCTGGCGATCGCCGCGATCGGCTCGTTCTTCGCCGGCTGCGTCGCGACTGTGCTCATTGCCCTGCTCGGTGCGCCGCTCACCAAGCTCGCATTGGCGTTCGGCCCGGCCGAATATTTCTCGCTGATGGTGCTCGGCCTGATCTTCGCGGTGGTGCTGGCCAAGGGCTCGGTGCTGAAGGCGATCGCGATGATCGTGCTCGGCCTGTTGCTCTCGATGGTCGGCTCGGACATCGAGACCGGCGCCTCGCGCATGGCCTTCAACATTCCGGAGCTCGCCGACGGCCTCGGCTTTGCAACGGTGGCGATGGGCGTATTCGGCTTTGCCGAGATCATCCGCAATCTCGATGCCGGCGCCGAGCTGAACCGCGATCTCGTTCAGCAGAAGATCACCGGCCTGATGCCGACCAAGAAGGACCTGGTCGATTCGACGCCGGCGATCCTGCGCGGCACCGTGCTCGGCTCGATCCTCGGCATCCTGCCGGGGGGCGGTGCGACGATCGCATCCTTCGGAGCCTATACGCTCGAGAAGAAGCTTGCCAAGAACCCGTCGCGGTTCGGTCGCGGCGCGATCGAGGGCGTGGCGGGGCCTGAGAGTGCCAACAACGCCGCCGCGCAGACCTCCTTCATCCCGCTGCTCACGCTCGGCATCCCGCCGAATGCGGTGATGGCGCTGATGGTGGGCGCGATGACCATCCACGGCATCGTGCCGGGCCCGCAGGTGATGCAGAAGCAGCCGGATCTGGTCTGGGGCATGATCGCCTCGATGTGGATCGGCAATTTGATGCTGATCATCATCAACCTGCCGCTGGTCGGCATCTGGGTGCGGCTGCTGCGCGTGCCGTACCGGCTGATGTTCCCCTCGATCGTGATCTTCTGTGCGATCGGCATCTATTCGGTGAACAACGCGCCGGTCGACGTCATCCTGGCCGGTATCTTCGGTCTGGTCGGTTACTGGCTGATCAAGCACGATTTCGAGCCGGCGCCGTTGCTGCTCGGCATGGTGCTGGGTCCGCTGATGGAGGAGAACCTGCGCCGCGCGCTGCTGATCTCGCGCGGCGACTGGAGCGTGTTCCTGACGCGTCCGTTGTCGGCGGTGCTGCTGGCGGTCGCGGCGGCGCTACTCGTCCTCACGGTGCTACCGGTGCTGCGTGCCAAGCGCGACGAGGTGTTCACCGAGTCCGAGAACTGA
- a CDS encoding tripartite tricarboxylate transporter TctB family protein, whose translation MADTMGHSGTATRNTRLALGFCLLAIAPQIFELFWSTGTIFGWGTGRGPATALTSHVTALLFGAPGAVFGSFGGGSKKLPSEVLLALIYSYPLFVVAILTLFMNIRSAQDYVGGVVLMALGLFALWASSDLQGMRGFSFGAGTAPRMFGGLLVALSAGIALTGLLTQGPAMAHYSWRGPLFVVAAIVFFALAIRPLGLVVTAFTSFMISATGSHETRWLEAAIVGACLTLGCAILFPYVLGLPMPMFPRFLIQ comes from the coding sequence ATGGCCGACACGATGGGCCACTCAGGGACGGCCACCCGAAACACCCGGTTGGCGCTCGGCTTTTGTCTGCTGGCGATCGCGCCGCAGATTTTCGAATTGTTCTGGTCGACCGGGACGATCTTCGGCTGGGGGACCGGCCGGGGTCCGGCGACGGCCCTCACCAGCCACGTGACGGCGCTGCTGTTCGGCGCGCCTGGCGCTGTCTTCGGATCGTTCGGCGGAGGCAGCAAGAAGCTGCCGTCCGAGGTTCTGCTGGCGCTGATCTACTCCTATCCGCTGTTTGTGGTGGCGATCCTCACGCTGTTCATGAACATCCGCTCGGCGCAGGATTATGTCGGCGGCGTCGTCCTGATGGCGCTGGGCCTGTTCGCGCTGTGGGCATCGAGTGATTTGCAGGGCATGCGGGGCTTCTCGTTCGGGGCAGGGACCGCACCGCGCATGTTCGGAGGACTGCTGGTCGCCCTGTCCGCCGGCATCGCCTTGACCGGTCTTCTGACCCAGGGGCCGGCGATGGCCCATTATTCCTGGCGAGGACCGCTGTTCGTGGTGGCGGCGATCGTCTTCTTCGCGCTGGCGATCCGGCCCCTCGGCCTCGTCGTCACGGCTTTTACGAGCTTCATGATCTCGGCAACGGGCTCGCACGAGACGCGCTGGCTTGAAGCGGCAATCGTCGGCGCCTGCCTGACGCTCGGTTGCGCAATCCTCTTTCCATACGTGCTCGGGCTGCCGATGCCGATGTTTCCGCGATTCCTGATCCAGTGA
- a CDS encoding chromate transporter codes for MNAENPIWLLISTFGLMSLFAVGGAAAAVPEMHRIAVDLHHWMTDKQFTDAYAIAQLSPGPNVLIVTLIGYAVAGIPGALAATLAMCLPTALLAYYVSRLLNRPSQSRWPGLIQAALVPLSIGLMAASALILAQSTDRTIAALLLTAMVALIASISRINPLWLLLAGGLLGFAGIV; via the coding sequence ATGAACGCCGAGAACCCGATCTGGCTGCTGATCTCCACCTTCGGCCTGATGTCGCTGTTCGCGGTCGGCGGTGCCGCGGCGGCGGTGCCGGAGATGCATCGCATCGCCGTCGATCTGCATCACTGGATGACCGACAAGCAGTTCACGGATGCCTATGCGATCGCGCAGCTCTCGCCGGGGCCGAACGTGCTCATCGTGACGTTGATCGGCTATGCGGTCGCCGGCATCCCCGGCGCGCTGGCGGCGACGCTGGCGATGTGTCTGCCGACCGCACTGCTTGCCTATTATGTCAGCCGGCTCCTGAACCGGCCCAGCCAATCGCGCTGGCCCGGCCTGATCCAGGCTGCACTTGTTCCGCTGTCGATCGGATTGATGGCGGCGAGCGCCCTGATCCTGGCCCAGTCGACCGATCGCACGATTGCTGCACTGCTTCTGACCGCGATGGTTGCGCTGATCGCGTCCATCTCGCGCATCAATCCACTCTGGCTCCTCCTCGCCGGCGGCCTGTTGGGTTTTGCTGGCATTGTGTGA
- a CDS encoding chromate transporter produces MSPDSAPAVQEPDLAAAPPGLLALFLAFARMSLAGFGGVLVFARRAIVEQHRWMTPDEFNETFALCHFLPGPNIVNLSMVFGARLRGIAGGIAAFAGLLLPPTLIMTVLAIIYAQFGELELLRRSLAGISCAAVGLLIAVVFRMMTPLLKSIDGVALTLMLGVFVAIGALRLPLQAVLLVAIPVSVGATYFRRRKVA; encoded by the coding sequence ATGTCCCCGGATTCAGCACCGGCCGTCCAGGAGCCGGACCTCGCCGCCGCACCGCCCGGCCTGCTCGCGCTGTTCCTGGCATTCGCCCGGATGTCGCTGGCCGGCTTCGGCGGCGTCCTGGTGTTTGCCCGGCGTGCGATCGTCGAGCAGCACCGCTGGATGACGCCGGACGAATTCAATGAGACCTTCGCGCTCTGCCATTTCCTGCCGGGGCCCAACATCGTCAATCTGTCCATGGTGTTCGGCGCGCGGCTGCGCGGGATTGCGGGCGGAATTGCCGCCTTCGCCGGGCTGCTGTTGCCGCCGACGCTGATCATGACGGTGCTCGCGATCATCTATGCCCAGTTCGGCGAATTGGAGCTGCTGCGCCGCAGCCTCGCCGGCATCTCCTGCGCGGCGGTGGGTCTGTTGATCGCGGTGGTCTTCCGCATGATGACCCCGCTGCTCAAGTCGATCGACGGCGTCGCGCTCACCCTGATGCTCGGTGTGTTCGTCGCGATCGGCGCGCTCCGCCTGCCGCTCCAGGCGGTGCTGCTGGTCGCAATCCCCGTGAGCGTCGGCGCCACGTATTTCCGGCGGCGGAAAGTAGCATGA
- a CDS encoding SspB family protein, translated as MATDHIRYDVLARDALRGVLRKVLTDAAAHGLPGEHHFFITFVSKAEGVKLSSRLLAQYPEEMTIILQHQFWDLTVLEDRFEVGLSFGGIPERLIVPFSAIKSFLDPSVKFGLQFDTSDVAEVAPETLPAAPAPSAVAVPAPATEPAESTEQPAAPNQGGAEVVRLDRFRKK; from the coding sequence ATGGCGACCGATCATATCCGATACGATGTGCTGGCCCGCGACGCGCTGCGCGGCGTGCTGCGCAAGGTGCTGACCGATGCCGCGGCCCACGGCCTGCCGGGCGAGCATCATTTCTTCATCACCTTCGTATCGAAGGCCGAGGGCGTGAAACTGTCGTCGCGCCTGCTCGCGCAATATCCGGAAGAGATGACGATCATCCTCCAGCACCAGTTCTGGGACCTGACCGTGCTCGAGGACCGTTTCGAGGTCGGCCTGTCCTTCGGCGGCATTCCGGAGCGGCTGATCGTGCCCTTCAGCGCCATCAAGAGCTTCCTCGATCCGTCCGTGAAGTTCGGCCTCCAGTTCGACACTTCCGATGTCGCCGAGGTCGCGCCAGAGACCTTGCCGGCGGCCCCCGCGCCGTCGGCCGTCGCAGTGCCCGCGCCGGCGACTGAACCTGCGGAAAGCACGGAGCAGCCGGCGGCCCCCAACCAGGGCGGTGCCGAGGTCGTGCGGCTCGATCGTTTCCGTAAGAAATGA
- the fumC gene encoding class II fumarate hydratase yields the protein MDVLMAKAARSTTARSSTRTETDSFGPIEVAADRYWGAQTERSRQNFRIGTDRMPISLVHALGIVKLAAAQSNLELGLLDKRRANAIIRAAREVIEGKLDDHFPLVVWQTGSGTQTNMNLNEVIANRANELLGGELGAKKPVHPNDHVNMSQSSNDSFPTAMHIAAASRINGDLVPALCELLRALRKKEKEFARIVKIGRTHTQDATPLTLGQEFSGYAAQVESGIARLKVAVKDLYPLAQGGTAVGTGLNSKPRFAKLFAKHVVGITKLPFTSAANKFEALASNDAYVLAHGAINSVATGLFKIANDIRLLGSGPRSGLGELILPENEPGSSIMPGKVNPTQCEAMTMVCCQVFGNHTAITVAGSQGHFELNVYKPVLAYNMLHSIRLMADAARSFTEHCVSGIRADEKRIKELMQRSLMLVTALAPTIGYDNAAKVAKTAHANGTTLKEEALRLGFVSADEFDRLVRAEKMTSPG from the coding sequence ATGGATGTGCTCATGGCCAAAGCTGCCCGCTCTACGACTGCCCGCTCCTCGACCCGCACCGAGACCGATAGTTTTGGTCCGATCGAGGTCGCCGCCGATCGCTATTGGGGGGCGCAGACCGAGCGCTCGCGCCAGAATTTCCGTATCGGCACCGATCGCATGCCGATCTCGCTCGTGCATGCGCTCGGCATCGTCAAGCTTGCCGCCGCGCAGTCCAACCTCGAGCTCGGCCTGCTCGACAAGCGTCGCGCCAACGCCATCATCCGCGCCGCGCGCGAGGTGATCGAGGGCAAGCTCGACGATCATTTCCCGCTGGTGGTGTGGCAGACCGGCTCGGGTACGCAGACCAACATGAACCTCAACGAGGTGATCGCCAACCGCGCCAACGAGCTGCTGGGCGGCGAGCTGGGTGCCAAGAAGCCGGTGCATCCCAACGACCACGTCAATATGAGCCAGTCGTCGAACGATTCATTTCCGACCGCGATGCACATCGCGGCGGCAAGCCGCATCAATGGCGATCTCGTCCCGGCCCTCTGCGAGCTGCTCCGTGCGCTGCGCAAGAAGGAGAAAGAGTTCGCCCGAATCGTCAAGATCGGCCGCACCCACACCCAGGATGCGACGCCCCTGACACTCGGCCAGGAGTTTTCCGGCTATGCCGCGCAGGTCGAGAGCGGCATCGCCCGGCTCAAGGTCGCGGTGAAGGATCTCTATCCGCTGGCGCAGGGCGGCACCGCCGTCGGCACCGGCCTCAACTCGAAGCCGCGCTTTGCGAAACTGTTCGCAAAGCACGTCGTCGGGATTACGAAGCTCCCCTTCACCAGCGCCGCCAACAAATTCGAGGCGCTGGCCTCGAACGATGCCTATGTGCTGGCGCACGGGGCCATCAATTCGGTCGCGACGGGCCTGTTCAAGATCGCCAACGACATCCGCCTGCTCGGCTCCGGTCCGCGCTCGGGCCTCGGCGAGCTGATCCTGCCGGAGAACGAGCCGGGCTCCTCGATCATGCCGGGCAAGGTCAATCCGACCCAGTGCGAAGCGATGACCATGGTGTGCTGCCAGGTGTTCGGCAATCACACTGCAATCACGGTCGCCGGCAGCCAGGGCCATTTCGAGCTCAACGTCTACAAGCCCGTGCTCGCCTACAACATGCTGCACTCGATCCGCCTGATGGCCGACGCCGCACGCTCCTTCACCGAGCATTGCGTCAGCGGCATCCGCGCCGACGAGAAGCGCATCAAGGAGCTGATGCAGCGCTCGCTGATGCTGGTGACGGCGCTGGCCCCGACGATCGGCTACGACAACGCGGCCAAGGTGGCCAAGACCGCGCACGCCAACGGCACCACGCTGAAGGAGGAGGCGCTGCGGCTCGGCTTCGTCTCGGCCGACGAGTTCGACCGCCTGGTACGCGCCGAGAAGATGACCAGCCCGGGATAA
- a CDS encoding DUF4169 family protein has translation MGNVINLNRFRKRAEREASAKQADANRAKFGRTKAERSAEEKRADQAKEHLDQHRIDHEEQP, from the coding sequence ATGGGGAACGTCATCAACCTGAATCGTTTCAGGAAGCGCGCCGAGCGGGAAGCCTCGGCGAAGCAGGCGGACGCCAACCGGGCGAAGTTCGGTCGCACGAAGGCGGAGCGGTCGGCGGAGGAGAAACGGGCGGACCAGGCCAAGGAGCATCTGGACCAGCACCGGATCGATCACGAGGAGCAGCCATGA